GGCGTAGGCCCAAGAGCCGTTCTGGTAGAAGACGGCCTTGCCGGTTGCGAACTCGTTGGTGGCGTCGTCACCGGTCTTGGAGGCGAGCTGCGAAGGATCGCAGGTGGAGTCGGTGATGTACAGGTCGAAGATCTGCTTAAAGTTGTCGAGATACTCGCCCTTGATCTCGTCGTCCTCCTGGTTGTGCTCCTTCTCGAATTCGTAGTAGAGCGGGAGGTTGGCGAGGTGGGTGGTGTAGCGCCAGCTGGAGGAGTCATCCATGCCGGCGGAAGTGAAGGCACCGTCAACGCCGAGCTCGTCCTTGCGGGCCTGGATGTCATCGGCGCAAGCCTTCAGCTTGTCGAAGGAGTTGATGTCCTCGGCCTTGTAGCCAGCCTTCTCGAGGAGCTCCTTGTTGTAGATGATGCCGTAGCTCTCCTGAACCCAGTCGATACCCAGATCCTTGCCGTCGGACTGCAGAGCCAGGGAGTCGTCGATGAGCTCGCCGCGGAGCTTGGTGTCGGACAGATCGGCGCAGTAATCCTTCCAGTTCTTAAGACCGGTGGGGCCGTTGACCTGGAACAGCGTCGGAGCGGAGCTCTTGGACATCTCGGACTTGAGCTTCTCCTCGTAGGTGTTGGAGGCGGCGGTCACGATCTTGACCTCGACGCCCTTCTCCTTCTTGTACGCCTTGGCGATCTCCTTCCACTCCTTGTCGACCTCGGGCTTGAACTGGAGGAAGTAGACCTCGGCAGCGTCACCAGAAGCAGAGGAGCCAGAGCCGGCAGAACCACCGCAGCCCACGAGGCCTAGACCAAGAACCGCAGCCGCGGAACCAGCAAAGCCCAGGAACTGCCTTCTGCTCATTTCGTTCTTCATTACAATCCACCCTTTCACACCGTGGCGGCACCCTTTGCCGCCGCCTTCGGAGATTGGCTCGGGGACTTTGCCCCTTTTGCTGATTTGTACAATACGCTATTTGGCTAGTTGTTTGAACAAGTATTACTAGAGCGGTAGAAAAACTTCGGTGAACGGTAATTTCGACTTGATACTTGACAAGTTTTGTATAAACAATTATTTGTTATCGAATGCAGAGAAAACGCCCGGTCAAGCCGATGCATCGTCGGTTTGACCGGGCGTTTTCTCTTTGAGGGCATGAGTCTCGTCAGGCTGCGAGCTAGCCGGCTATCGCTTGGAGTTGACGCGGTAGTGGAAGATCTCAGGATGCGTGCGGGCATGCGTGACCTCGAACAAGATGCCGTCCGAGGTGTACGACTGGCTCTCCATAACGGCGACGCAGTTGTACTTGCCAAGGTCCAAGTAGCTGCAGTCCTCATCGTTGGCAAGCTCGACGCTCACCGTACGGCGGCTCGCCATCACTTTGACGCCACGCTTGTGCTCCAGATAGTCGTAGATAGAGCTTGCCGCAATCTCGGGGGTCAGGCCCTTGGCGATCGACTCCAAAAAGTAGCCATGGTCCACCTGGCGCGCGCTGCCGTTGAGGCTTCGGACACGCACGACGCGAATCAGCTCCTCGCCCACCTTAAAGCCAAGGCGGCGCGACAGTTGCTCAGTGCAAATCAAATGTTCAAAAGACTTGACCTCGGTCGATGCGACGGCATTGTTGCGTTTTGCGAACTCGCCAAACGACTCAACCTCTTCGAGTGCGCCCAACATGTCGGTTTCGCCCTTAAGCCAAATAACGCGCACGCCCTTGCCGTGTATGGGCTGCACAAACATCCCGTCGGCCAGCATACCCAGGGCGCGACGGACAGTATTGCGAGTACATCCGAACTCCGCGGTCAACTCAGCTTCGGTTGGCAGCATCTCCTGAAACGCATAGGTCCCATTAATGATGCGTGAGCGTATTTCTCGGTAGATTCCTTCGTATATCGCTTTTGGCATGACTTCACCTCTAATGAATATGTATGGCTAGGCACGATAGCATTTCTTTGGGTTGTTTAAACCGATTATCGGTAAAGCACGGATTATTTACCGTCGACGGTTCCCCCGAAACCCAAATCGGACCGAATCAAAACCGTCAATGCGGCAAGCAGCCAGTCCTCTACAATGAGTTCATTGTTTAAACGTTCTTGCTCGCACAGCATGTTGCATCCGGAAGGCATATTATGCTGCAAAAAATCCAACGCTTTGGCGGGGCGATGTTCGCGCCCGCCATGCTGTTTTCTATATCAGGCCTCATGGTCGGCATCTCCGCCCTCGCCACGACCGTAGACATCGTCGGTGACCTCGCCGTATACGGAACCCCTTGGTACGTTTTCTGGACCATCATCCAGCGCGGCTCGTGGACGGTCTTTAAACGTCTCCCGCTCCTTTTTGCCGTAGCGCTGCCTATCGGTCTTGCCCAAAAGCAACCGGCACGCTGCTGCCTCGAGGCGCTCGTGGCCTATTTTGCCTATTGCTTCTTTTTGAGCGAGATCATTAAGCTGAGCGGAGACAACCTTGGGCTTAAGTACCCATCATCTTTGACCCCCGCCAGCGGTATCACCGTCATCGACGGCATCAAGACGCTCGACACCGGCATTATCGGCCCGCTGGCGGTATCGGCAACCGTCGTCGCCATCCATGACCGCTTCTACGATGCCAAGGTTCCCGATTGGCTCGGCACCTTCTCGGGTTCCTCGCTGGTCTACCTCATCAGCTTTTTTGCCGTGTTTGCCCTTGCCGCCATCTCGGCCGCCATCGTGCCCTTCGCATACGCTGTGACCGAAACGCTGCGCCACGCACTTGCGGGCGTCGGCCCCTTCGGCGTGGGCATCTTTGTGTTTTTGGAGCGAGCACTCGAGCCCATGGGGCTGCACCACCTTCTCTATATGCCCATCTATTACGACAATCTGGTCATTCACGACGGTATTTACGCCACGTGGACCAACCTGCTCCCCATTCTCTCCCATAGCACGCGCCCTTTAAATGAACTTGCGCCCTGGGCAGGTTTTACCGCCACCGGCTGGGGCAAGCTCTTTGGCCTTCCCGCCATCGCGGCAGCATTCTATTTCACCGCCAAACCCGAACGCCGCGCCGGCCTTAAGGTCATCCTTTTGCCCGCCATCGTCGCCTCGGTGGTCTGCGGTGTCACCGAGCCGCTCGAGTTTCTCTTTATGTTCACCTATCCTGGACTCTTTTTGCTCTACGCCGTCCTATCCTCCTGCCTTGCCATGACCATGAACTTCTTTGGCATCGTCGGCATCTTCTCGGGCGGTCTCATGGAAATGACGGCCTTCAACTTCATCCCACTCATGCGAATGCATGCCGGCTCCTACCTTTTGGCGCTCGGTATCGGTCTTGCCTTTAGCCTCATCTTTTTTGTTAGTTTTCGAGCACTCATCTTGGTCTATGACCTTAAGACGCCGGGCCGCGAGGATCATGTCTCCAATCGCGCGGCAATCGACCGTTTAACGGGAAGCGGCTTTGCCAAAGAGCAATCTCCCAATGGCGAGGTCAGTATTCAATCCGATCAAGATCACGTCCTCGCTGAGCGGGTAATTCAGCTTTTAGGTGGCGTTGGCAATATCGTGGGCGCAACCAACTGCGCCACGCGCCTGCGCGTCGAGGTCGCAGACCCTTCCATCGTTGCAGATAATGCGTCGTTTGTCGCGGTGGGCGCCAAGGGCCTCATCATTACGGGCAAGACCGCCCAGGTGATTATCGGCATCTCCGTTCCCCGCGTTAAAGAGCATTTTGACCAGATCATGGGCCTCGAGCCGGGATTTGTGCCCACCACCTCGGCCTCCCCTGCCGCCAGCGCAGCCCATAAGCGCGGCGATATCTGCTTCTTCGACATCGACGGCACGCTCGCCTGGCAAGACCCTCGAGTGGCACAAGAGCTTCCCGAGGATGAGCGAGACCTCTCCCCCTATCCCAATGAAGCGGTCTCGCAAGCCATCCGTGATTTTGTTGCCAAGGGCAATATGGCGTTTATCTGCACAGGGCGCACGCTGAGCTGCATCCATCCAAAGCTGCTCGAGCTGCCCTGGACCGGCATCGTCTGCCTCGCGGGTGGCTATGTCGAACTTGAGGGACGCGTGATTCGCGATTTGGCGATGACGCCCGGCATGCTGCAGCGCCTTGCTCCCATTCTTGAGCAATCGGACGAAGTGATTCGTTTTGAGGGACTCAATGGCGTCGTTCGCATGAGTGCCGATGCGCCCGACGCCCCCGGATACGCCCGCACCGTGGGCGATGCAATTACGCAGCTGCAACATTACAGCGCCTACAAGATCTTAATGTCCACGTCGCTTGCCAACCGCATCGCTCAGGATCAAGCGTTTGAGCCGCTGCTCTGCTTTAACGAGCTCGAACTCGAGGTAACCGAAATCTCGCCCCGCGAATGCACGAAGCGCGGGGGCATCCAGTCTGTACTCGACGCCCTCGATCCCCACCACGGAACCGTATACGGCATCGGCGACGCCAGCAATGACGTCTCGCTGATGAACGCCGTCGACGTTGGCATCGCTATGGGCAACGCACCGGACTTCCTTAAGGAAAAGGCCGACTATGTCACCGAC
The DNA window shown above is from Collinsella aerofaciens and carries:
- a CDS encoding PTS transporter subunit EIIC, giving the protein MLQKIQRFGGAMFAPAMLFSISGLMVGISALATTVDIVGDLAVYGTPWYVFWTIIQRGSWTVFKRLPLLFAVALPIGLAQKQPARCCLEALVAYFAYCFFLSEIIKLSGDNLGLKYPSSLTPASGITVIDGIKTLDTGIIGPLAVSATVVAIHDRFYDAKVPDWLGTFSGSSLVYLISFFAVFALAAISAAIVPFAYAVTETLRHALAGVGPFGVGIFVFLERALEPMGLHHLLYMPIYYDNLVIHDGIYATWTNLLPILSHSTRPLNELAPWAGFTATGWGKLFGLPAIAAAFYFTAKPERRAGLKVILLPAIVASVVCGVTEPLEFLFMFTYPGLFLLYAVLSSCLAMTMNFFGIVGIFSGGLMEMTAFNFIPLMRMHAGSYLLALGIGLAFSLIFFVSFRALILVYDLKTPGREDHVSNRAAIDRLTGSGFAKEQSPNGEVSIQSDQDHVLAERVIQLLGGVGNIVGATNCATRLRVEVADPSIVADNASFVAVGAKGLIITGKTAQVIIGISVPRVKEHFDQIMGLEPGFVPTTSASPAASAAHKRGDICFFDIDGTLAWQDPRVAQELPEDERDLSPYPNEAVSQAIRDFVAKGNMAFICTGRTLSCIHPKLLELPWTGIVCLAGGYVELEGRVIRDLAMTPGMLQRLAPILEQSDEVIRFEGLNGVVRMSADAPDAPGYARTVGDAITQLQHYSAYKILMSTSLANRIAQDQAFEPLLCFNELELEVTEISPRECTKRGGIQSVLDALDPHHGTVYGIGDASNDVSLMNAVDVGIAMGNAPDFLKEKADYVTDSIDHDGVVTALEHFGLI
- a CDS encoding ABC transporter substrate-binding protein, yielding MKNEMSRRQFLGFAGSAAAVLGLGLVGCGGSAGSGSSASGDAAEVYFLQFKPEVDKEWKEIAKAYKKEKGVEVKIVTAASNTYEEKLKSEMSKSSAPTLFQVNGPTGLKNWKDYCADLSDTKLRGELIDDSLALQSDGKDLGIDWVQESYGIIYNKELLEKAGYKAEDINSFDKLKACADDIQARKDELGVDGAFTSAGMDDSSSWRYTTHLANLPLYYEFEKEHNQEDDEIKGEYLDNFKQIFDLYITDSTCDPSQLASKTGDDATNEFATGKAVFYQNGSWAYADLTKAGMTDDQLGMLPIYIGVDGEENQGLCSGGENYWCVSSQASEDAQKATEDFMYWCVTSDTATSIIADKMGLTAPFKSAKETTNVFSQQAVAMAKDGKKTVAWDFVYIPSEEWKKNLKQALIAYAADNTKWDGVKNAFVDGWKTEKAASE
- a CDS encoding GntR family transcriptional regulator translates to MPKAIYEGIYREIRSRIINGTYAFQEMLPTEAELTAEFGCTRNTVRRALGMLADGMFVQPIHGKGVRVIWLKGETDMLGALEEVESFGEFAKRNNAVASTEVKSFEHLICTEQLSRRLGFKVGEELIRVVRVRSLNGSARQVDHGYFLESIAKGLTPEIAASSIYDYLEHKRGVKVMASRRTVSVELANDEDCSYLDLGKYNCVAVMESQSYTSDGILFEVTHARTHPEIFHYRVNSKR